The Methanolobus sp. WCC4 genome includes the window TCCATTGGTTCAAAACCCATCATTTTTGCAGCGACTGCATCAATGGCAACCTGATCATCACTTCCCAGAATCACATTTCCTGCAAAAGGAACCATTGTTCTAGGGCCTGCACCATTACCACATATACAACCATCCATTGTGGCAAAAATACCTTTATGAATCTCTTGTTGGATTGCCAGTAGATCGACCAGCACTTCATGTATCTTTTTATGAGCATGATGTCGATGTTTGGGAATAAGGCCACCAAAAGCATTTTTCATGGAACCAGTGGTGGTTGTATGCCCATGGGTTTTGACAGTGGGCAGGTGGATAACATTCGTATCCAGAAACATTTCAGGCACAATAATTTCATCAAATATATCGTGCATAGCAAGCATTTCAGCTTTAGGTTCATGTTTAACCCAATTTACATCAGTTAGAGGCTGGAAATCCACATTGTGTTTTTCAAGGATTGGTAACCACTTGTTATAATAAGCACCTTTCCATGGATGGGTGACAACAGTTTGGTTTTCTACACCCACAATGTTTTCATAACCATCTTCCCTGAGAGTTTTAAGTACTCCATCCAACTGCCACGGTGGTGTGGAACATGCGGGATAGAAAAGGGTCCATGAAAGGTTTATTTTTATTGTTGTAGGATAGTTCTTTGAAACATGTTTGTTATAGTCTGCAAGATGCATTAATTCCTTGTAATCATCAAGAATTGTTTCCTGAGATGTTTTGAGTATTGAAACTTTTGAAGACATAATTTTACACTCCAATTTAATAAAGTCGCAACTATCCAATTATGAATATCAATATCACTGTAATTCCCCATACTACCATACTTGTAATCATACTTTTATCTTTGAATAACATCTCGGGTTCTCCTCCTATATTCTTTGAATGAATAAGAAAGAGGTATCTGAAAGTTCCATATATTGTAATAGGGATAGTTACCATCATTAAAATGTTTTCTGCAAGAAATGTATATAGTGAATATGACATTATCAGGGCAGCAGTGACGATTGTAATCATCTGGTCGAGCATTTGAGGTGAAACTCCATCCAATGATTTGCGATGCTTGTTTGCTTTATCATCAAGTAAGATAAGTTCATGTCTTCTTTTGCCCAAAGCTAAGAATAATGCTGCAAGAAATGTACATATTATCAACCAGGGAGAGATGAATACATTTATTGCTACACAACCCGCAGTGGCACGTAACACAAAACCTATGGATATGGTCAGCACATCAACCACCACGAGATTTTTGAGATATAACGAATAACTCAAGCTTAGAATAAAATATCCTATACCTACTATAAGAAATTGCCAGTTGATCAAGTACGCCCATATGGTCGCTAAGGCAAGAAATAGTGATGATGCAACAATTGCATGAGATATTTTCAGTTTTCCAGAAGCGATGGGCCTATTCTTTTTGGTGGGATGATGAATGTCCTTTTCTTTGTCAAGAATATCATTAATGATATACTGCGCACCTGAAAGCAGGCAAAACACAATGAATGCGGATATAGTGGTAATCCACATCTGCAAATTGAAATAGTTTAAAGAAAAGATTATGCATACAAAAATGATTAAATTTTTATACCACTGATGTGGGCGCATACTTTTGAGTATATCTTTTATCATGCGTATTATAAAAGGTAGCAATATTGAAATATTTATTGTTTCAGCTCTGTAGGACATCTATTAAAATAATCTTTGCATAAATGTTTAAGTTATGTTCATCTCTTTGCTTTCTCATTTTTTAGTTAAGCTTGTTTTTTTCTTTTTGAATGGAACAAGAATAGCTACATAAGTAGTTGTCTGCTGGTTGTTAAATGTATTGTACAAGTTTGAAAGTTTTCATTCCTTGATGAAGAGAATGTCTTCTCTTTCAACCCAAAATTTTCATTATTTGTCAGGAAAACGTATTTGACAGTTTGAATGATTTCGAACAGACTACTATGATTTTACCCGCCTTTCCCTTAAAATCAGTGAATTTATGCCATTAATTGGAGTAAAGGTACTTTTTTGACCCCCCTTTACCTTGAAATTTACCGTCACTGCCAAATTCAATAAGCTATTTTTAATGAATATTGTCTACCTATGCTTTAGTTCATTGAACTCATATTGCATTAGCGATATGGACAATTGTGCAATGAACCCAATGCTCACCGCACCATAAATGGTAGCACCCGTCCATACTCATAATACTTAAATCTCGATATCATTCTTCAGAGAATTGATAATCTTTTCGATTGAGTCTTTTTTCCGGTCAGTTTGTAGGGCTTGTTTTAGTTCACTTGACTTTAAGCAGAAAAATCCTTCTCTGCCCGTAACTAGCTTTTCTTCCAACAATTTGATAGCATCCTGTTTGTTAAGTTGCATCAATTTCGTCTGTAGAGAATAACTAACATCAACAAGGACATTGCTGATTCTGAACCTTTTAGGGAGTTTCTTATTCTTATCAATGGATTCCTGTATGGCCTTTGCTTCCTGCAAAAACCTCATAATTTTTCTTGCTTTAGAATCAGGCTGCTCCTTTTGGCGTTTTTTAGAAAATACATGTGATTGAAACTGTTTGGTTTAATGTTCTTCAGACTATATATCTCGTTTTCCTGATAAATGAGTTGTTGGACATTAAATATTAATGCTGTGCTGTGAAAGTATAGGCATTTCAGAGTAGTTTCGGTTCTGTAGGGGGTCCTTATTTTTATAGCAAGCCTTGACATATCTGTCAAGTTTATGCACTAACAGCTTGAATTTGACCGCTTTTAGTTGATTCCAATACCCTTTTGCCCTTATTTATTCACCATATTTTCTTTTTAGTACAGAGAACACCGTTTCAACCGGGTTTTTGTTATGGTGCAATTCTCTTTCAAATTCCCACACCATTTTTCTTCGATATGCTCCTTTAATTCTTTTCCTCTTTCTTTGTCTTAAAGGGATCATAGCTATCGCATCTAGTTGTTCTCTTGCTATTGAATGTATCTTTTCAGAATCTATCCTTTATCCATTATATAGCATTTTGATTTGCGAGTTTTATGGCATTGCTTAAGCAATGCCATTGAATGTTTTTCATCATGAACAGGCTTATCTGATATCTTTTAATCAGTAATAATGAACTTTGCAGTATCAACAGAGATGCTCGTTTTCAGGAACGATTATCGCTTCTTTCCTGTCCTCAACGAATAATAGTAGCTACAGTGACCACTAGTGACCCACTTGAATCAATAGTAGTAATTTCTATTTGTTCTCCATGTGAATAAAATGGCTTCAATGTTTGATGCAGTAATCCACTGAAATAGGTAGATTTTAGTCTTAGAATTAATTTATTAATTGTAGTAAAATGTGGAACCTCTTTGAGTCCAATTTTCTCTTTGACTTATCCATTAATTCTATAATTTCTACGATATTCCTCATCGAGATACACTTTCACCAAAAACAATGTCATAGCTGGCGTTGAGTATATTTCCTTTTAGAATATTTACAACTATAAATCTGAAGATGTGAGTTTCCTGATACAGCTAACGCTGTATCGACAAACTTTAAGTATTTATTAGACTAAACACAATCATTCTCTATGTGTTTTTGGTAGCATATGGCGCTAAGGGTTTAATCCTTTTTTATTTATTATGTATAAATAAAATATGGAGTGGTTTTTCTACAGAGCCGTAGTTTCAGTTATTAAGAATGTCGTCGTAAACTGACAATGTTTGCTGTACTACATTTGTCCATGTGTATTTTTTTGAAGATTCAGTAATAAATTCGTAATCCCAGTTAGTTTGAAATGCTTTTTGTATTGAATCTGAGAGCAAATCTGAGTTACCAGATTCTACTATAATACCCAATTTATCATCATTTATGATATCAGGAACTCCTCCAACATTTGTCCCTATAAATGGTTTGCCACATCCCATTGCTTCAAACATTACAGTAGGATTTCCTTCATTTAAGCTTGGTAATACAAATAAATCACATGCACCTAACCAAAAAACAATTTCCTCATGGGGCTTAATCCCTATTAGTTTCACTTTATTTTCCAGTTTCAAATTGAGTACTTGTTTTTTTAGTGTGTCTTTAAGAGGTCCCTCACCAATAATGATTAATATAAAATCATCTCTTTTGTCTGTCAATTTTGCCACAGCTTCTAACAAATACTTGTGGCCTTTTATTTCTACTAAGTTTCCGATTGACAATAATATTTTTTTATTTAATGGCAAGTTGAGCTTGTCTCTGCAAGAATTCATGTCCTTTGGCTTAAATAAATGTGAATTATAACCATTTGTAATAACTTTTTTTTCTGTAGATGTGTTCAAAGATGCAATAAGTTCCATATTTTTTTTACTTACTGTTAATACATAATCTACTTCATTTAGTAAATGACTTATTTTTCGACACCACCATTCATCCCTGAATGGCAGTTCATATATGTCGAAACCATGTGCAGTAATTATGGCAGGAACATTGTACATGAATTTCAATTTCGAGGCAACATAGCCAGAGGTCCAGGTAAAGTGCGCGTGGATTAGGTCAAATTTCAGGTTATTTTGCTCAATTTGCTTAACAACTGAGTTTAAATGTTGGTTTCCGGCTCTTCTCAAAAAGAATCCACGCGGTATATAGAAAAATTTATTGACAATAATGACCACATTGGATGGTTTATCGTTATTATTTATTTTATATTGGAGGGTTTTGTGAGAATACTTCCCCTTTTTTAGAATATTGGCTATATCAAATAATGTATTGTAGCGAACAAACACGTAAACATTATTAAAGCTCTTCGATATTTCGTCAGTCCAATCTTTTACAAATGCATTGTAACCATGACAAACAACTAGCAAGTTTTTTTTCCTTTCTTTTTCAGTCATACTTAGTGAGTTTTTAATCTTATGAATTGTTATTTATTTATCGTTTGGTTTAAAATTATTTATTAATAAATACCAAAAGAAGCTCATTCCTATTACGAAAAAAATCCACCCTAAATGTCTATGGACTAAATAGAACGCATCTAAGCTGATATAATATCCTGCCAAGATTATACTCATCACACGTAAAATATTGATTATATACAGTATGATAATTCCTATAAATATAAAAACAACCATTTTTTTGTAATCTTTAGACTTGATAGAAATCATATAAGCAAGTGCTGCCGATAAAAATATGGATATTGATTCTACTCCTGAGCAAGCATCGCCGATATAAACAACAAAGCTATCAAAATCTATTACATTACCATAATAACTTGTTGGTTTGATGAAGTTTAATAGAATTGCCGATAGCGCAGCTACAGATTTTGTCACGAAGTCAAAAAATAGGTTATTATCTTTATCTCCAGCTATGAAAGGTAGGCCACTAAATAGGAATCCGTATAGAATCATTGTAATAAATAAGAAATAAGTTATAAAGGATATACTATTTTTAGTTAGATTCAAGAAGTTGAGTACTCCTAGATTAAGCAAAATTATTATGAAGCCTGAGACCAGCATTCCGATGTCGAATGACCCAAGTTCGTCTAAAGCGAGAAAATTATAGATGAAAACAAGGATTACTAAAGCAATTCCAGCTAACAATTGCAATCGGTTAACTTCAAATCTTTCTTTTTCAAGAAGCGGTGTGGTTTTGCGATAAATATAGTATGCAAGTGCTATGGAACATAGACTAATAAAAACTCCAACAAAACGATTGTTGTAGGACCAGCTTAAAGATATCCTTAATCCAATTATGAAAATAGTTATACTCAGAATATATCCCAATTTATATAAGTCGAGTTTTTTATTCATTGTTAGCACCACACTATAATACGGAGTCTTTGGTTCAAAGGTATTTTTCACTTTTCTAATTAAGATGTTTGTTTTATTCTCGAAAACTTACCAATGCTTATGTGTTAAATTTATTAAAAACTCTTCTAAATTAGAACTTTTCCTAGAATTATTATTTGTTAATGTACTTTAATGTTCTGATTATTTGTTTAAGATTTGCTTTAGCTATGTATCTTTTGTAGATGATTAGATTTGATTATCTTTTGATGAATATTCGTTTTTGTATTCATAAACAATTGCTGAATAGAATTTCTTTATGGTACATTTATCATACTGCTCCTCAAGATATATTTTTTCATTTTCATTTAAATCTCTTGTGTGAGCTCCAATAATTATTAAATCATTAACATTTGTTAATGATGCATTATAATATTCAATTAAGTCCATATTTGGGTTTTGCATAACTAAAGTTACATCTGTTGGGATATTTTGCTTATTTACGTAATAATTATATCTGTTATGCATATCATAGTCCCCTAAAAATAATAAGTATGTTCCAATGTCAGCCTGATTTACAGAATATTCAATTGCTTCTCTAAATTGTTCTTTGTTTGGACTATAATAAGAAGGTAGCAACATCATTAAACAGATTAAACATGTTGCTAGTATGTATGCATTTTGTTTATGATTTCCAAATAATGGATTCATTGATACCCATAAAGCTATCAGAAGATATACCATAGGGGCTATTATTAACAAATTCCTTACGGTGAGAATAGGAGTATGCTGGGATATTAAAAATGTTATTGATGAAGAACTTAAAATTAGATACACTGCAATGAAGGTTGGGGATTTAAGACTTATAGTATTTATTGTACTGAACAGATTGCTCCTAAATTGTTTGAAGTTAATTATTAAAGGGATTATAACTATTAAAAGAAAAAAGATTAGTACGATTGTTTTTTTTGGATAGGTTGCCGTCATGAAAAAGTCAATGAATAGGTGTAAAGTTGGTGTTGGTATCCAAAAGTTTCCACCATTTTTTTCAGATATAGTAGTCTTTAATATTTGGAACCAAGGTAAATACGAAATAATCAAAATGAGCGCAACCAAAATGGGCTTGTATTTGTTTTCACCATAAACATAACTTATAGTAATCCAATATATACATTGCAATATAATTAATAGCAAGCCAAAATAGTGAGTATAAGATATCAGTATTGCGATAACTGAGTAGAACGCATAATGGTAATAATTTACTTTATTTTCTTCAGGAGTAGTAACAATTTTCATAAACAAAAAAGTTGAAACAATGGAAAACAATAGTAAAAAACTATAGCTTCTTGCTTCTTGGGAATAATATATACCTGCAAAAGTTAACGATAGCAAAATAGTTGCTGAGGTTGCTATATTTTTCCCATAAAATTGTTTTGTGTAATGATACATTGCTATCATTGATAAGAAGCCAGCCATTGCACTTGGCAACCGAACTGATACTTCAGAGTCTCCAAATAACTTCATCCAGAGGAATAAGAATAGATTATGTAGTGGTGGATGCACATCATATGATAATGTATCAAATAAGTAAGCTAAAGAGAATGAGGCATTAGTGATTGTATATAGCTCATCAACCCAAAGACTTTGTATGTCAAGTCCATAAAACCTCATTGAAGTCCCAATCACTAGGGCTATCAGTAGGTATGTTTTGTGACTGTTCATCATGTTGGAAAAATTCACACATGTATACTATAAA containing:
- a CDS encoding glycosyltransferase family 39 protein yields the protein MMNSHKTYLLIALVIGTSMRFYGLDIQSLWVDELYTITNASFSLAYLFDTLSYDVHPPLHNLFLFLWMKLFGDSEVSVRLPSAMAGFLSMIAMYHYTKQFYGKNIATSATILLSLTFAGIYYSQEARSYSFLLLFSIVSTFLFMKIVTTPEENKVNYYHYAFYSVIAILISYTHYFGLLLIILQCIYWITISYVYGENKYKPILVALILIISYLPWFQILKTTISEKNGGNFWIPTPTLHLFIDFFMTATYPKKTIVLIFFLLIVIIPLIINFKQFRSNLFSTINTISLKSPTFIAVYLILSSSSITFLISQHTPILTVRNLLIIAPMVYLLIALWVSMNPLFGNHKQNAYILATCLICLMMLLPSYYSPNKEQFREAIEYSVNQADIGTYLLFLGDYDMHNRYNYYVNKQNIPTDVTLVMQNPNMDLIEYYNASLTNVNDLIIIGAHTRDLNENEKIYLEEQYDKCTIKKFYSAIVYEYKNEYSSKDNQI
- a CDS encoding DUF362 domain-containing protein; this translates as MSSKVSILKTSQETILDDYKELMHLADYNKHVSKNYPTTIKINLSWTLFYPACSTPPWQLDGVLKTLREDGYENIVGVENQTVVTHPWKGAYYNKWLPILEKHNVDFQPLTDVNWVKHEPKAEMLAMHDIFDEIIVPEMFLDTNVIHLPTVKTHGHTTTTGSMKNAFGGLIPKHRHHAHKKIHEVLVDLLAIQQEIHKGIFATMDGCICGNGAGPRTMVPFAGNVILGSDDQVAIDAVAAKMMGFEPMDIDYIRLAHDRGLGIGDIDQIDIVGLDRSEFEDMNFGFEASKSPIIKWDQRIRKNTANIKWLHSLLFRSPIFRSFIFASETYHDRIWYPTVGKKHIQDFMQTEWGQLFDKYGNGPYPTYPDINNWDPY
- a CDS encoding exosortase/archaeosortase family protein; protein product: MNKKLDLYKLGYILSITIFIIGLRISLSWSYNNRFVGVFISLCSIALAYYIYRKTTPLLEKERFEVNRLQLLAGIALVILVFIYNFLALDELGSFDIGMLVSGFIIILLNLGVLNFLNLTKNSISFITYFLFITMILYGFLFSGLPFIAGDKDNNLFFDFVTKSVAALSAILLNFIKPTSYYGNVIDFDSFVVYIGDACSGVESISIFLSAALAYMISIKSKDYKKMVVFIFIGIIILYIINILRVMSIILAGYYISLDAFYLVHRHLGWIFFVIGMSFFWYLLINNFKPNDK
- a CDS encoding glycosyltransferase, which produces MTEKERKKNLLVVCHGYNAFVKDWTDEISKSFNNVYVFVRYNTLFDIANILKKGKYSHKTLQYKINNNDKPSNVVIIVNKFFYIPRGFFLRRAGNQHLNSVVKQIEQNNLKFDLIHAHFTWTSGYVASKLKFMYNVPAIITAHGFDIYELPFRDEWWCRKISHLLNEVDYVLTVSKKNMELIASLNTSTEKKVITNGYNSHLFKPKDMNSCRDKLNLPLNKKILLSIGNLVEIKGHKYLLEAVAKLTDKRDDFILIIIGEGPLKDTLKKQVLNLKLENKVKLIGIKPHEEIVFWLGACDLFVLPSLNEGNPTVMFEAMGCGKPFIGTNVGGVPDIINDDKLGIIVESGNSDLLSDSIQKAFQTNWDYEFITESSKKYTWTNVVQQTLSVYDDILNN
- a CDS encoding decaprenyl-phosphate phosphoribosyltransferase, producing the protein MSYRAETINISILLPFIIRMIKDILKSMRPHQWYKNLIIFVCIIFSLNYFNLQMWITTISAFIVFCLLSGAQYIINDILDKEKDIHHPTKKNRPIASGKLKISHAIVASSLFLALATIWAYLINWQFLIVGIGYFILSLSYSLYLKNLVVVDVLTISIGFVLRATAGCVAINVFISPWLIICTFLAALFLALGKRRHELILLDDKANKHRKSLDGVSPQMLDQMITIVTAALIMSYSLYTFLAENILMMVTIPITIYGTFRYLFLIHSKNIGGEPEMLFKDKSMITSMVVWGITVILIFIIG